The DNA region CTGACGCTGCGCTCGCTGCCGGAGATCGGCCGCCGGTTCGGAGGGCGCGATCACACCACGGTGCTGCACGCCGTGCGCAAGATCGAGAAGCAGATCGGCGAAGATTCGGTGCTCGGCGATGAAGTCGAGCTGCTGAAGCGGATGCTTCAGGACTAGTCGAACGCGCGAGCTTCCCCGCATCGCGCCCGGGATGAGCCTGCTCTTGCCGGAGCAGGTTCGGTCCGGGGCGGGCGCGGGGAGGGGCCCTGCGCCCGGCTGATCTCACCGACCCCGGACCTGCACGTCCAAATCACCGCCGCTGTCACGCGCCCTTCGCCGGCTCCCCGCTTTCGGGGCTGGCCGAGGGCGCGCGCGGCGTGGCAGACTGGCGCGAACCGAGACGGCCCTGTAAGGCCGCGTCGCCGACCGGCGAAGATCGACGCCCCGGGGGAGTGCTGATGACGGACGCCTTCATCTACGACCACGTTCGCACGCCGCGCGGGCGCGGCAAGGCGGACGGCTCCCTCCACGAAGTCACCGCCCTGCGGCTCGCCGAGACCGCGCTCCGCGCCCTCAAGGACCGCAACGGGCTCGACACGGGCCTCGTCGACGACGTGGTGCTGGGCTGTGTCGATCCGGTGGGGGAGGCGGGGGGCGACATCGCCCGCGCCGCCGCCCTGGTGGCGGATTACGGCGCCCACGTTCCGGGCGTGCAGATCAACCGCTTCTGCGCCTCCGGCCTCGACGCGGTGAACTTCGCGGCCGCGCAGGTCATGAGCGGCCAGCACGAGATGGCGGTGGGCGGCGGGGTCGAATCGATGAGCCGCATCGGCATCGGCGCCTCCGGCGGCGCCTGGCCGGTCGACCCGGCGATCGCCATCAAGTCCTACTTCATGCCGCAGGGCGTCTCCGCCGACCTGATCGCCACCAAGTACGGCTTCAACCGGGACGCGTGCGACGCCTACGCGGTGCGCTCGCAGGAGCGCGCCGCGAAGTCGTGGAGCGAGGGCCTGTTCGACCGCTCCGTGGTCCCGGTCCGCGACGTGAACGGCATCACGCTCCTCGATCGCGACGAGCACATGCGCCCGGGCACCGACATGCAGTCGCTCGCCGCGCTCAAGGCGTCCTTCGTGCAGATGGGCCAGATGGGCGGCTTCGACGCCGTGGCGACGGACGCGCATCCGGACGTCGAGACGGTCGAGCACGTCCACCACGCCGGCA from Methylobacterium sp. NMS14P includes:
- a CDS encoding acetyl-CoA C-acetyltransferase; its protein translation is MTDAFIYDHVRTPRGRGKADGSLHEVTALRLAETALRALKDRNGLDTGLVDDVVLGCVDPVGEAGGDIARAAALVADYGAHVPGVQINRFCASGLDAVNFAAAQVMSGQHEMAVGGGVESMSRIGIGASGGAWPVDPAIAIKSYFMPQGVSADLIATKYGFNRDACDAYAVRSQERAAKSWSEGLFDRSVVPVRDVNGITLLDRDEHMRPGTDMQSLAALKASFVQMGQMGGFDAVATDAHPDVETVEHVHHAGNSSGIVDGAAAVLIGSRAAGEAAGLRPRGRIRAFANIGSDPALMLTGPVDVTRKVLAKSGLRLSDIDLFEVNEAFAAVVLRFCQAFDLDPEAVNVNGGAIALGHPLGATGAMILGTALDELERTGKERALITLCIGAGMGTATIIERV